AACTCATCGAGGCGAAAGAACGGATCCGCGTGCTCGAGGCCGAGCTCGACGCGGACACGCCGACGCGCGTTCCCGAGCGACGCAACGAAGAGACGGGGACGTCCGCAGTCGACGGGAGCGAAACGCCCGAAGCCGAACCGGACGACGTCGCCGAAGCGGCGGCCGACGCCGACGGAGAGACGGAAACCACCGGCGACGAAACGGAAGACTCAGGTAGCGACGACATCATCGTTGCATAACTGCGACACCGCCGTCGTTCGGGAGCCGGAGAGACGGTACCGGCCGTC
This portion of the Natrinema salinisoli genome encodes:
- a CDS encoding DUF7518 family protein, which produces MSNNRVEKLESTVAELESTVQGLTDELIEAKERIRVLEAELDADTPTRVPERRNEETGTSAVDGSETPEAEPDDVAEAAADADGETETTGDETEDSGSDDIIVA